From Lysobacter auxotrophicus, the proteins below share one genomic window:
- a CDS encoding ferritin-like domain-containing protein: MQDRIKLGANRTGIASSPMHSEAMLSGLDLQEGSPHPAIGAADLRASYRDEAEPVGSMPPPNTLRGVVGAVGESLKGRRMHILLDKLGERAAYERSGVRLYDAFLQRLSAAVDAALPGDMSIETVQAIRNDEVAHFTLLVEAIEKLGGDATVQTPCADMTAVAGMGLIQAMNEARATLAQSLQVLMTAELVDVASWELLISLATQLDQDELARRFAVALDHENMHLERVRGWLELALENDVALLAPDPDDA, from the coding sequence ATGCAGGACCGGATCAAACTCGGCGCGAACCGCACCGGAATCGCCAGCTCGCCCATGCACTCCGAGGCGATGCTCTCGGGCCTCGACCTGCAGGAAGGCAGCCCGCACCCCGCCATCGGCGCGGCCGACCTGCGCGCCTCGTATCGCGACGAAGCCGAACCCGTTGGCTCGATGCCGCCGCCCAACACGCTGCGCGGCGTGGTCGGCGCCGTCGGCGAATCGCTCAAGGGACGGCGCATGCACATCCTCCTCGACAAGCTCGGCGAACGCGCCGCGTACGAGCGCTCGGGCGTGCGGCTGTACGACGCGTTCCTGCAGCGTCTTTCGGCCGCCGTGGATGCCGCGTTGCCGGGCGATATGAGCATCGAGACGGTGCAGGCCATCCGCAACGACGAAGTGGCGCACTTCACGCTGCTGGTGGAGGCCATCGAGAAACTCGGCGGCGATGCGACCGTGCAGACGCCGTGCGCCGACATGACCGCCGTCGCCGGCATGGGCCTGATCCAGGCGATGAACGAGGCGCGCGCGACGCTCGCGCAGTCGCTGCAGGTGTTGATGACCGCGGAACTGGTGGACGTCGCGTCGTGGGAACTGCTCATCTCGCTCGCCACGCAGCTGGACCAGGACGAGCTTGCGCGGCGCTTCGCCGTCGCACTCGATCACGAAAACATGCACCTGGAACGCGTGCGCGGCTGGCTTGAACTGGCACTAGAAAACGATGTCGCACTGCTCGCGCCGGATCCGGACGACGCGTGA
- a CDS encoding methanol/ethanol family PQQ-dependent dehydrogenase yields MPCNQRTTAAVLAAALFFLPEGHTAPPAPRDGDWPMATLDYANTRYSPLTQVDARNVSSLKVEFTFSTGVARGQEAAPIIVGDTMYIVTPFPNVVYALDLSRPGAPTKWKYESRPRPPAQGVACCDVVNRGVVFWEGRIIFNTLDGRTIALDANDGKRLWETQLADINIGETITMAPMVVKGKVLVGNSGGEFGVRGWLVALDAKTGKTAWKAWSTGPDSDVLIGPAFKPYYASERGKDLGKTTWPPDAWKIGGGTVWGWISYDPKLDLIYYGTGNAGPWNAEQRPGDNKWTAGMFARDPDDGQARWFYQFSPHDLFDYDAINESVLVDLNINGQLRPVIVRPERNGYLYVMDRATGQLLSADAFVPVNAIDRVDLKTGRPHWNTEKQPSSGKVTRQICPAAPGAKDWNPSAWSPQTGLLYVPHNNLCMDWQPNEVNYIAGTPYVGADAVYYAGPGGNRGLFTAWDPVARKAAWQIREDLPVWSGTLTTAGGLVFYGTMDGWFKAVDARSGKLLWQFKTDSGIIGQPVSYRGPDGRQYIAVLSGIGGWPGAVVVNNLDTRDATAAAGWGSALPDLKDRTTAGGTLYVFSLPR; encoded by the coding sequence ATGCCCTGCAACCAGCGCACAACGGCCGCCGTCCTGGCGGCCGCGCTGTTCTTCCTTCCCGAAGGCCACACCGCACCACCCGCCCCGCGCGATGGCGACTGGCCGATGGCCACGCTGGATTACGCCAACACGCGCTACAGCCCGTTGACGCAGGTCGACGCGCGCAACGTGTCGTCGCTCAAGGTCGAATTCACGTTTTCCACCGGCGTGGCGCGCGGCCAGGAAGCCGCGCCGATCATCGTCGGCGACACGATGTACATCGTCACGCCCTTCCCCAACGTCGTGTACGCGCTTGACCTGAGCCGACCGGGCGCGCCGACCAAGTGGAAGTACGAGTCGCGCCCGAGACCCCCCGCGCAGGGCGTCGCGTGCTGCGACGTGGTCAATCGCGGCGTCGTGTTCTGGGAAGGCCGGATCATCTTCAACACGCTCGACGGCCGCACCATCGCGCTCGACGCGAACGACGGCAAGCGCCTGTGGGAGACGCAGCTGGCCGACATCAATATCGGCGAGACCATCACGATGGCGCCGATGGTGGTGAAGGGAAAGGTGCTGGTCGGCAACTCGGGCGGCGAGTTCGGCGTGCGTGGCTGGCTGGTCGCGCTGGACGCGAAAACCGGCAAGACCGCATGGAAGGCGTGGAGCACCGGCCCCGACAGCGACGTGCTCATCGGCCCCGCCTTCAAGCCGTACTACGCGAGCGAACGCGGCAAGGATCTGGGCAAGACCACGTGGCCGCCGGACGCGTGGAAGATCGGCGGCGGCACCGTGTGGGGCTGGATTTCCTACGACCCCAAACTCGACCTCATCTATTACGGCACGGGGAACGCCGGGCCGTGGAATGCCGAGCAGCGCCCCGGCGACAACAAGTGGACGGCCGGCATGTTCGCGCGCGATCCCGACGACGGCCAGGCACGCTGGTTCTACCAGTTCAGCCCGCACGACCTGTTCGACTACGACGCGATCAACGAGAGCGTGCTGGTGGACCTCAACATCAACGGGCAGCTTCGCCCGGTGATCGTGCGCCCGGAGCGCAACGGCTACCTGTACGTGATGGATCGCGCGACCGGGCAGCTGCTGTCGGCCGACGCCTTCGTGCCGGTGAACGCCATCGATCGCGTGGATCTCAAGACGGGACGGCCGCACTGGAACACGGAGAAACAGCCGTCCAGCGGAAAGGTCACGCGCCAGATCTGCCCCGCCGCGCCCGGCGCGAAGGACTGGAACCCGTCCGCGTGGTCGCCGCAGACCGGACTGCTCTACGTGCCGCACAACAACCTGTGCATGGACTGGCAGCCCAACGAGGTGAACTACATCGCGGGCACGCCATACGTCGGCGCCGATGCGGTGTATTACGCCGGGCCCGGCGGGAATCGCGGACTGTTCACCGCGTGGGATCCGGTCGCGCGCAAGGCCGCATGGCAGATCAGGGAAGACCTGCCGGTGTGGAGCGGCACGCTGACCACCGCGGGCGGGCTCGTGTTCTACGGCACGATGGACGGCTGGTTCAAGGCCGTCGACGCGCGCAGCGGCAAGCTGCTCTGGCAGTTCAAGACGGACTCCGGAATCATCGGGCAACCGGTGAGTTATCGCGGCCCTGACGGGCGCCAGTACATCGCGGTGCTGTCGGGCATCGGCGGCTGGCCCGGCGCCGTCGTGGTGAACAACCTCGACACGCGCGATGCCACCGCCGCCGCCGGCTGGGGCAGCGCGTTGCCGGACCTCAAGGACCGCACGACCGCCGGGGGGACGCTGTATGTCTTCTCGCTGCCGCGTTGA